The sequence AGGGCGCATCATCGCTGTAAGTATTTATGACCTATATGCTGATATTGCTTTATGCTGACTCATAGATTTTACATACAGAGTCGACTGCTTTCCAGAAGTGATGAGAGAGATTGAAAACAACCCCTACGGATTCATCTAATGTACATTTGACCTGCATCCAAGTATTTGAGattttgaaaaagaagctgaaaaaaTACGTCTTCTAACACTGGAAGAATCACATACGCTACCTATGGATAATCAGATATTTTTCCAGCCACCAGAGCCGCTACTGAGTTGGAGACAACTTCTTGCTGAAAATATGCCACCAGAATTCTTCGGTGAGCAAGAAATCGTTGAATGCGAATTGAACTTTGAATGGTAATGGAAGAagttgacgacgatgaagagaaggagatgacGAGCCGATGCCGGATTAAGTAACGAAAATTATGCGAAAGTCATGAAACGGAGAGAAGAAATGTTAATGTCAAGTTTAGCTCAAGGTTTTATGTTTTTCAACAtggacgacggcgacgatggcgactCCGACGACTCCGATTGAgcgttatatataattatatacgAGTTGCTAGGGGCGAGTACTAAAGATGAAAgccttttcgttttctttataatatttcgATGTCTCGGTCTTTGAGTTGAAGCAGGCCGTCGGACGTGATACAACTAGTAGCTAGTTGCCAGTCATGCCATTTAACATTGTTTCAAAATATCATATAGATAATACATTATTGACGCTATGAGTTTGCCTTCTTTGATATACATGCGTAGAACATTTAAATCGCTGGACAAATACAACAGTCAAGTTCCCATTGAGAGGTAAAATTAGAGAATGCTGGTGCGCACACTACACTCGCCACCGAAACGATCGCCATGTTAGGGACAACGCTAGCTTGCAAACATATCGTAGTGTACGAAGTATCTTCAATATATTCAACCAAAAACTTTCAAAATCACAAccggtaaaaaaaaaatgttttgcGAGCCGTAGGGATCGAACCTACGCGGGCATGCCCATTGCGGATCAAGTATTCTCAGTTCAACGAACCAACCTAAACACAACGCCTTAACCACTCGGCCAGACTCGCGAACATTCATGTCATATTGTCACAAATACGCATATGAATAAATTCTGGTATGCGCACGCTTTTGAAGGCGAAAGGGTAATAGCATAAGGCATCGTTGTCATCCTATACCATTAGTTCATACGAGCTATCTCTAGCAGTCACAAATAAGCGGTAATAGCACAATGGGGTTATACAAAACTGGGGTccaatatattaactatagaagaaaatatatactcaATCGAGTGATGCGCTTACTCGTCTTTCAACCAGTGCATGCACCATAGCACTTCCACAGTTCTCCCATTCTGCAAAACAAGTATATATCCCGTTTTGTCGTTTCCAAATTtatcctccttttttttttccttttacgTCGTCTTATCCTTCAGCTGACCTTTTAACCGGTGTAGTTGCAGGTGacaccgctgctgctggcggagCAGTCAGTCAGGACCTTGCCCGAAGAGCTCTCGATATCAATGATGGTGGAGCCGCTGGGGGTGATGGTGCCAGAGGAGCCAGAAGCAGTGGCGTTGGAGAAGGTGACGGAGCCAAAGTTGGCAAAGGGGACGAGGCTGCTGCCCTCCTCAAAGTCCTCGACGATCCACTCGGCGTTGGTCTCGCAAAGGGTCGAGGGAGTGTTGGTGAAGGTGTGGGAAACAGACTTTCCGGTGGTGAGGTTCTCAAGAGTGGCAACGCCCTTGGTCTTGGACGTGGCATCGACGGTCATGCGGATCACGTCGCCGACCTTGAGGTTGAAGCCGGAGAAGCTGTACGAGTAGTCGGGAATCCACTCATACCAGGCATCGAAGCTGCCATCACCGTAGAAAGAGACACCAGTCTGGAGGATGGCGGTTTGGCATGTATCTCCGTCAATTCCCACCCAGGCCGAGGCGGCAGCATTGGCACCACCCGAAGCACGGGGGACTGTGATTGTGCCGGTGACCTTGTTGAAGCCCTTGCCGATCTGGACAGCGCCAGCCCAGTTGGAGGAGTACTGGGGGTACTTGGTGTTCCTCTGGTTGGGAAGAGAGTGGGCGCCGTTGCGGCGACCAAACCTGGGGGAAATGTTTGAGggggcagcggcggcgaggccagcggcggcgaggagaaCGGTGGAGTACTtcatgatggcgacgattGGAGAGCTGTTAGACTCTTCTTGTTTGAGATCAAGACTGGCTTTGGAGCTGAGTGCTGACGAGAAAAGAGCATTTGACGATGGCATCTAGCCAGCCTTTATATCTATCTCGAAGCTTCAACGCCAAGAACGGTAACCGGCACATCTCCTCATACTCTCTAAACCACCATAGGCTCCCATTATGCTTGGGATCACGGATTACATTCTTCGAATTGGAAGGAGGTTGTTGACCACTGATGCCTGAATGCCTCTGCCAAGCCTCAATTCGTGGTTGTACTTCCTCTTCCAGCAACTCACGAGCACGCAGAGTAGTAGCATACCTCCTCTATCACGGCGTGCCAAGACCACGGAAGCTAATCGAAGCCATCTTCAGTGCTATCTAGCTCACATGCTTGCTCAAAAGTTCATGATGGGGTTGGTCTTTGTAGCCAACGGAGAGAGCATAGATACGGACTCGAAAGCTGATAGGCAGGCTTCTCTGGCAAAAGACTTGAGATATCATCAAAAGTAGGCTTCAAAAGATCCAATGACGACAGCCCTCACCTTCCTGTTTTGCTTTCATCCGTCAAGGCATCAAGGAGTTTAAGATCCGCTCCAAGCCACACCATCTACCTTCAGAAGCGCTTTAGCGTCTCCTGGCCAAACAAGTTGCATATGCCCTTAACCAAGCTTACAATCCAGAGTTATTCACCCCTGGCATAGTCGGATAATTCGGATCTAGCGCCCAGACCTCAAGGTGGTAGTGCTGCTACTCATCTGCCCGATGGCCAGCCTCTCCCATCGGTCCATCGCAGTACGAGGTGGTATCCTCACACTGCAACTCAAGAAATGGTATGGTGCCCACCAACTCATATGTTGTATAGCAGCACTAGCACAAATGAGTAATAACTCGCCCCAAGGCGCCAAGCGGCGATGGCTTCCCGCTACCCGTAGATCGTGTATTAACCAGGCCAAGCGAGCTATACAAAAATGGTAGGTGGCCGGACATTGCGGGGCGTGAAGTTGGACTTGCCAGAGCGCCAAATAGAGAGCTCTCATAAAAGTAAATAGGACTCTCGGCAGCGGTTCTGGAAGGTAGTATTGGTCCCGGCACTGAGATGCCGATTTGTTTATAAGTATAGCCTCCAGGGAGCGGACTAGTTAGGCTCCTTTCACGATAAAAGATAACATTCGAACAAAGGAAacagaaagggaaaagaaacagagaaATCCTGTTTCGCGCTTGACTTCTCCAGAGCGGGTTTGGTGGAGCGCGGCCTCTAATTGGCTCATCGTAGGAATAACAGAGGTCGTCGGGCGGCTCCGAACGCACCCTCTCCGTCTTGCTTTTAAAGCCTTATTTACCAGCTAAATTTATACATACAGAGCATATATTCAAGCTGGAGAAGTGTCTGAAGTAACTCCTGCGTCCTTGGTAAGCCTAGGCCTTGTCAGGTTTCCCACTACCTACTGATAAACCTATAAGTTAAGTTAGGTATTGCTGAACTAGAGTCAGAAAGCAAAGGGTGTATCCAAAGCAGGTTTAACCAAATTCTGTGGATACTCTGGCACGGCAGCGAAAATTTgggtactactacctactaatTCGCAACATAGTTGGCTTTCCTGCAGGCTTGTCTCAGGCATAACAATCGATGAAGATAGCTAGGCTTTGTGCAGGGCCCTTTTGCATAGTGTCGGGAATTGATCCCCCCAAATGGAAGTCGGCAGCGCAGCTAAAATCACGGCATAAAAATAGGCTGCTCCTTTCAGCGTTTCATGCTTTATTTTGTTTGCGCCTAAGCCGCCACGGCTATTTCGTCCTGGTCGTACTAGGTAGTTGTGGTGGTGTACAAgcaagtagcagcagcagcactggTTGTTGAAATATCCTGGCAGGGTAGGACTCAATGCGACCATGTATGGCGCTACGGAGTTATTTACGCTCAACTATGCATAAAATGGTTAAAACGAAGTTGGGGCCATCCCCGAGGCTCATCAGCACTTTGATCGCAAATGCTCTTTTATTAACAAACACATTCTTGCTCATGCAATGGAAGAGACAATACGGAGTAGTAATAATCACAACGGTAGGCTGGCTGAATGAAGAAAGTGTCAGTTTAAGCAGTTTATCCTTTGTCCCCGTCCTTTCTTGAACGTTGCCTAAATCGCCGTTGTTTGCTCTCTGAATTGTTTCCAATTGTTGGCATGTGATCTGGCCGTGAGCGATACGAATTGAGCTTATCTTGCGACGATCCTAGAGACAAGGAGCAGCAAATCCACGACTTCGCGATACTGGCGCAGACAACTGCGAATAAACACGAGCTCGCAATGACCATTTCGATATGTTCCTTGATTGCTAGCGTGCCCTTTCACATTTTTCGATATTGTCATCGTAGAATTAAGGCTGAGCCAAGCATGATGGCCAGCTTGGCGATTCCTGGGCGTGCACTAGTGTGCATGAGCGAGATCTATGCTACAATGCAGTTGAAGTGACATTTCAATAAGAGTATGATAGTTGTAAATGGGTGCTACAATACAAGAAATACTGCTAGCCGTCGACAATTGGACATTGAAAATGATATACTGTTAAATTGGCTATAGATGAAATAAGCAAGCATCTCGGGTTAATCGTAGGTACACGTAGTAAAGACAGTTTCCACACGCATATGATGCTAAcctagagagagagagagagaaaagccgTAATGTTGCCTTCCTCTTTCGCTCTATCCCATATGACGATAAAAATAACTACATGCACTCTGTTTGCTCTCACCAAGCCTACAAGCTGTTGCTTTGAACGTCAACTGATGCACTGCCGGCATCTTGTATGCTTATTTCTCGCTTGGGCTATATCCATCTCGTCTTTAACCGAACTACAGCGCAGCTAGATCCTTCGAGGTTTCCACCTGCTCCAGGATCTTTATTACAAATATGAGTGGGGGGCTGGTGTTGCATTGATGACCGTGGCGCGATTCCCATGCCGCGCGTTTCCTTCTCTAATCCAAGCCTTTATTTCGCGGTCACGAGGTGCCCATTATCTGTGGCCTGAAAAcatttcgttttctttcttatgcTCATCTTTATGGCAGAGAATATCCAAGAAAGTTTCTGCGTGTGGTTATCGCTTCTCCTGGTCATTTAGTTCATAAAGGCTGGGGTTTTCGTAGGCATCGTTCGCAGCTACTACGACTATGTAAGCACCAATTTCAGACCCAGTACCCTCTTTTCTACCTATACCAGCTTTTATCAAGGTCAGGCAAAGACGTTGCGTTTTCATAGTGGCAGGTAATCTTCGAAGCACGGAATTATAGCGTCTTGTTGAATCTAGTTTACCGCGATATAACCTACCATCAGTCAAATGTCAAACGATCTTGTCAAGGTCAAAGAAGTATTGCATGATCTTGCATTAATCATAAGCGTCATTAGTGTTCTAAACAGCTTCGCCCATCGTACAGCCAATTACTGCCCAATCTTGTACGGCTTCCCCGACTTCAAAACTAGATGTGGCTTACGCTCCGCCAGGTCCAGGATCATCTCCGCAAAGTAGCTATTTGCCCACGCGAACCACGGACGAGTATATACGCTCGTGTTGTAAATGTTGACGCTCTCGTGAATCAGTCCTAAACCGCTAGTATTCTCCAAGATGGTTGCGAGTCGCTGCTTGATCTCGTTATCGTCGTCGGTGCCAAATATGCCCGAGATTTGGCTCATGGGCCAAGGATAAGTGGCATTGACGTGAGGGCCACTATGTTCTTGTGGTTAGCATTGTCATACTGTCTCCTAGAAGGCGCTTCGACTTGAACTCACCCGATACCATTGAATGATTTCCCTGCCGCATAATACGGGTTCGCCCTCGAAAACATGGCTGCTTTAGTCTTTTGATATGTCGGGTCGCTCCTCTCCAAAAATCCCAAGTACGGCAACGACACAAGGCTTGGGACATTGGCATCATCCATGATGTATTGAGCACCAATGCCGTTTGTTTCGTACGCAAAGATACCATTGGTGGTACGCGTATGTGCCCATACAGCCTGTTTAATCGTGTTGGAGTACTGGCGTAACTGTGCAATGAGGCTTTTCTGGACACCAATTGTGCTGAGCATATTAGCAACGTTGGCAAGCTCAACAGACATCATTGCGTTGTCAGAAGTGATGAAGTCTGTGTCAGGTTAGCGACGGTTGGTGTTTCGTAATTCTATCTGGTGAAGTTGAACTCACTGAACACGCAGAGATCATCAGAAGGCCGGTGACTTGACGCAACCAGGCCATTTGCCTGCTTCGGTTCGCCATTGCCACTGTTGGGTACCATGGGAGAAAGTGCCCCGGCTGTACCAGTCCAGTTATAATAGCTGACCCATTCAAAGTCGCTTGACCAGCTGCTTTGTGACTGTTCATAAAGGACTCTGACAATCTGGCTCATCGCAGCATTCCCTTTAATATGTTTGTGTCAGCCCCTCAGCTCgtgaaaaaagaggaagaaagaccTGATGGCCGTCCGTACAATTATCATTGATGAAGGACGAATCCTTGGTGTTGGCATAATATGAGCGCGTGATCTTGAGAAATCCAGCGAGAGAGTCAAGCTCATACTATTAAATGTAAGAAGGCGTCCCTTTTAGCAAACGCTTTATCATTATCGTACCTTGCACTCAAACACGGTCTGGTTGTTAACAGGCCTAACGTGATGGGCGATGGGTTAGCTGCTTGAACATCTAACTTCCACTGCGGGAATACGTACGGATTTACAACAACATTTGTTGCCCAATCCTGAATAAGCTGTTATTATGATGTTTACCCACAATCACTGTTTGGGTTATAGCTCACATTGACAGATGGAGCCAAGCCACTCTCGGGTGGTGGCTGGAACGAACCTAAGATCTTTTCGTTAGTACGCGTGCTTAATCTCAAACTCCCATAACTCAACGTACCGCAGTAGGGATACTGTGAGATGTATCGCGCCTCTGTATTAATTACGGCTTTGACAAGGGCTTGAAGATTCTTGTCATACGGCAAGAGTTTATACAGATGAGCAAACTGATTGCCGGTATCGCGCAGCCATTGTGCACTTGTAAGCGGTTGATTAGCTCCATTTGTCTATGCCACCACAATTCTCCAACTCAGATATATAACGTACGTGATATCCTATCGAAGAGTTAGATAAAGGGGATAAGCTACAAGAGAAAATGAGTTAAGCGCGCAACTTACACCGGTGATGATGAATGCCAGGTTTAGCGAGGGATCGAAGTACTTGACCGTCGTATCCAGAGTTGATGGAAAGGTATTTTCGAAAAGCCGAGCAACGTCTGGATCTTTGAGTTGAGATTTCAAATCACTGATGACTTTCTACACAAGTTCGTACGTAATTGTCAGCATAGCAGCGAAAAAGATTACGCTTCCCATCTCATCAACGCACCTCGACTGCTGGGCTGTTAAACGTCCTGCATTCCTCGCTCGGCCGCATGTACGGCAGCTTCAGCGGCCCTGACGAATATGGGCCATGCGGTTGCTCCGAATAAGAGCTGTAATCAGGACACGACGATGCTGTGCGGCGCTGAGGCTGAAAGTTCTTCCAGCTAGCAGATGCGCCAGCTGGGAATGCAGCCAGAATGCCGAGCGCGGCGCCGAGCACGCTCTGAGGAGACAGGTGGAGCGGCATGGCGATTCTCTAACTGAGGCTGTTCAGAGGTGAATCCCTCTCGCGACCTGCCAACGGTCACGTACCAAATATCTTGAGCAATTGACAAGTTTCGTGTCTCTCTAAGAGGAAGCACCGGCAAGGAGGGGTTGCAGTTGCGAGGCAGGTCTCACCGATCATCGTCCATCTCGCTTTCACTCCGGGCCAGCCGTTTTATTTATCGTCATCTTGCCTCGCCCAGAGTTACACCCAGATTCAATTAAGTGGGGGGAAAACGAGACATGCATGACGATCTTGCCCTTGGGAACTCGTCCTTGGGTAAAAAAGCGTGCGGGGGAAGCGGGGAGAGACAGAAGGCAAGCATCGCCACGAGCCGGGATTGGAGCGTCTGTGGGAGATTTTcgaatgagaagaaggatcaTAGATGTTGTGCCGAAATCATGCTGTTATGTGGAGAGACGAGAGGTCTTGGTGTGTTGAATGAGGCAGCTGGAGAGAGGCACGGTAGcagtgctagtagtagtggcAGCAGTTGTTGTTGGTTGTCGGCGTTGTAATGCTTGGCTGCAGATGAAGCTGGCCCTGGGCAGTGTCTTGCGGAGAGACACaattgtttttgttgtttgttaTTCTCCTGACTTTGTCTGAGACTAGAGACTCGCAATTAGAACAAAGAGCAGCGCGAAGACTGGCATTTGTTGAGAGGGTTGTAACGCGAAGACTGACGAGCAGTAATTCATGTATAcggcaatgatgatggcttCGCGAGTCTGGAGACGCCATTGGAACCCTCCAAGCCGAGAAATACCCCATGTCGCCTCATTGCCTCCTCTTTTTCGCATCCGACGGCCGCTGATATCTAGGCTGCAACGCAAACTACTGCTCCGACTCGGCTCTTTTGGGGCCTGATGTGACGTCTTGGCGTCAAATGCCGACAACTCGACTGAAGCCGGTTTCTGAGTGCATGGACATGGGTTCAATTCTGCCAATTATACTACACAGCACTGTTGGTGTTAGCTACATGTATGCTCTTCTCTTAACTTGCAGTGTAAAAACAGTCCTCATCTCACTTTATGCATCTTTTGTGCTGTTGGAGCGTGGAGACTGAATGGCACATGTAGGCTGGGAGCgtgtctttctttctttctttaccCGCGGCTTTATGTAATCTTGCATCAACACGAATCATGTGAGAACagctccatcgccaacaCCAACGCCAACCAACGCTGACAATCCAGCTAGTATAACGAATAGTATAACCAAACCAGCCAGATGCATGAACCAATTCGAACAAGCAAAACTCCATAGCCACCATGCCATCCTCCCAGCCAAGCAGCGCGCTCATCCCGCACATTCATATGCTCTGCATAAACGACGATCACAGCGCCGCCCTGCACACAGCCCTCTCATCTCACGGCCTCTCCTCCATCGCAATAACCTACCACAACTGCGCGCTCTCATTCGTCGAAGCGCAGTTTGACCTCATCGTCTCGCCCGCAAACTCCTACGGCAGGCTGGACGGCGGCTTCGACGACG comes from Trichoderma asperellum chromosome 3, complete sequence and encodes:
- a CDS encoding uncharacterized protein (MEROPS:MER0001321~EggNog:ENOG41~TransMembrane:1 (o30-51i)), which codes for MPSSNALFSSALSSKASLDLKQEESNSSPIVAIMKYSTVLLAAAGLAAAAPSNISPRFGRRNGAHSLPNQRNTKYPQYSSNWAGAVQIGKGFNKVTGTITVPRASGGANAAASAWVGIDGDTCQTAILQTGVSFYGDGSFDAWYEWIPDYSYSFSGFNLKVGDVIRMTVDATSKTKGVATLENLTTGKSVSHTFTNTPSTLCETNAEWIVEDFEEGSSLVPFANFGSVTFSNATASGSSGTITPSGSTIIDIESSSGKVLTDCSASSSGVTCNYTG
- a CDS encoding uncharacterized protein (SECRETED:SignalP(1-27)~CAZy:GH125) — encoded protein: MPLHLSPQSVLGAALGILAAFPAGASASWKNFQPQRRTASSCPDYSSYSEQPHGPYSSGPLKLPYMRPSEECRTFNSPAVEKVISDLKSQLKDPDVARLFENTFPSTLDTTVKYFDPSLNLAFIITGDITAQWLRDTGNQFAHLYKLLPYDKNLQALVKAVINTEARYISQYPYCGSFQPPPESGLAPSVNDWATNVVVNPPVNNQTVFECKYELDSLAGFLKITRSYYANTKDSSFINDNWNAAMSQIVRVLYEQSQSSWSSDFEWVSYYNWTGTAGALSPMVPNSGNGEPKQANGLVASSHRPSDDLCVFNFITSDNAMMSVELANVANMLSTIGVQKSLIAQLRQYSNTIKQAVWAHTRTTNGIFAYETNGIGAQYIMDDANVPSLVSLPYLGFLERSDPTYQKTKAAMFSRANPYYAAGKSFNGIGGPHVNATYPWPMSQISGIFGTDDDNEIKQRLATILENTSGLGLIHESVNIYNTSVYTRPWFAWANSYFAEMILDLAERKPHLVLKSGKPYKIGQ